Proteins encoded by one window of Bubalus bubalis isolate 160015118507 breed Murrah chromosome 4, NDDB_SH_1, whole genome shotgun sequence:
- the LOC102410545 gene encoding uncharacterized protein LOC102410545, translated as MLLPLLGACAIVGPFRGPEWEPVRGLLSEDRSCREPRCCGNLLVLCLFLIWQVRHYWHQVTRTHRSMRKFIKVPPQKWAVPPMRHDTCFRLTPEFFLSPGKFRGLDAHAQQWARRKSREYWRSLEESWTQYLLSCQHPCHHLLWDAYTSSDHIFCTTSFPSTSMLPQDCSWEAWQVPWCCSDNQTHLICKPRPPALDRCQRMEQLLVHPQEELAPLEHTVSMRCHPTSMTPLPNLPSAQSLPFCSREFLPVPSNQRVGMPTWKSWGCPQEACTPGTENRTLSREASRQTQAPGWANQRESRGDNAWEIQASGRQLPINFGMEDMAESKALDCGSRRLVISKTVGEILTPWWEKQDRVQVESRAEILWKRSPWEAGGKNLPETQACRGEKVEQLRCKIDAETQTPMWETQDRKTDKDAIETQSFENKKEARGEDKGKNEAQVLRKQGQTGSENGEDAQLPGWGKQEQITGDTSIEIQAEERRKEDQSGGESAVQIQVSGKENLGEVKNEDGIETQALGWGKQECIQNENVTEIQTPRWDKQDQDGSEKAGKVQVCRAEIQKQLRHELQVEWSNQGVKRGEDAGESQISRRNSLKEIREEDWVVIRAQCWGDQKPVASEIDREFKTPCWGSEDQIGGEHRAEIQALEKRDERKDRDEDDTNTLAPEAENQRQLRGVTQVETHPSGMRNQEQFGDETSTDIQATGTKNLREFKGEDSKETQELREENQYQLNSEINGNIHIPKWKNQEHIRSRDGQNTQASEAENWGELANKTDVETNSAEWKKEEQVRGKNGAEIEAPEKRNQREAGGEEGIETWTPGGGNQSQLRDDSDEKTHLSDRKNHEQMGGENETEIQIPEKTDQREPGADDGVETQRLERENEGQLDGETGLSHSPGGRNWEQTRGMDNPENPTLEKKSQREVGSKDGRNIQRLGGGKQRLLKSKVNENICSPEWKNQEQIGGENGAEIQIQGKSNLREITGDDGKETQAHGGDYQGELRSETYGEIQIQGQGNQNEGEEEDAAEIGVVGSQRKCRAEDVGRLRVPRQGNKGQVRGKDAAEGPLQVDCSGGEGPPALTGSDYGAMDQEQAVAAAPHPEMKALPDQSELFLLVSGEGEHLAHQSMATAGKPRVDVIPASRQARPKPQRSRQRDRRVDPGKTADRSGQLQNPQSLAAPLGLPSACPSVSCGHAPQAGTTPLGDPTALTVLPKWPVLKKSQRQLLESLMRRKIAHLKWGLPQRILESYYMHFNVLGPCPLPLAGQSFPGLHMACELQGQQESEAQGSRPGLKSQKFRTPEGKSSKPTQARALEKPSRSGSEPMGSSIPPVKPKRVRPPGGAREPQDVQKEAPPRAELTASRNPRPAAESSSWWGQERVQEPSSENSRWGKMVRPGISRMAERASRRVRVSYSGAGYDWRREHTSQKPLRFQCQQPSHRRGSLEPEERSGAGQQPSSCSTDTFSFKRSLHSAATRLSMTFLNKSSRSPHLAKAQHSAPNLSVRDPGPMPLPRVSAPHAREGSIRVHTSLKRNLQPPGHCGAGAPLLKTEELEEIENPHGALWNPPAPRKSGLMKYLRGFLLQHGFRK; from the coding sequence GTGCCACCGCAGAAGTGGGCAGTGCCCCCCATGAGACATGACACTTGTTTCAGGCTGACCCCTGAATTCTTTCTCAGTCCTGGCAAGTTCAGGGGCCTGGATGCTCATGCCCAACAATGGGCCCGAAGAAAGAGCAGGGAATACTGGAGGAGCCTCGAGGAATCATGGACCCAATATCTGCTCTCTTGTCAGCACCCATGTCACCATTTGCTGTGGGATGCCTACACCTCTTCTGATCACATCTTTTGCACTACCTCCTTTCCAAGCACCAGTATGCTACCTCAGGACTGTTCTTGGGAAGCATGGCAGGTACCCTGGTGTTGTAGTGATAATCAGACTCACCTGATTTGCAAGCCACGGCCCCCTGCCCTGGACAGGTGCCAAAGGATGGAGCAGCTGTTGGTCCATCCCCAGGAAGAACTGGCACCACTGGAGCATACTGTCAGCATGAGATGCCACCCCACCTCCATGACCCCTCTCCCAAACCTCCCTTCAGCCCAGAGCTTGCCGTTTTGTTCCAGAGAGTTCCTACCGGTTCCTTCCAACCAACGAGTGGGAATGCCCACGTGGAAATCCTGGGGCTGCCCACAAGAGGCCTGCACACCAGGAACGGAAAACCGGACATTAAGTAGAGAGGCTAGTAGACAGACCCAGGCTCCAGGGTGGGCGAACCAGAGAGAGAGCAGAGGGGATAATGCTTGGGAAATTCAGGCATCTGGAAGGCAACTGCCAATAAACTTTGGGATGGAAGACATGGCAGAGAGTAAGGCCCTGGACTGCGGCAGCCGGAGACTAGTAATAAGTAAGACTGTTGGCGAGATCTTGACACCATGGTGGGAGAAGCAGGACCGGGTGCAAGTTGAAAGTAGAGCTGAAATTCTATGGAAGAGAAGTCCCTGGGAGGCTGGAGGCAAGAATCTTCCTGAAACCCAGGCATGTAGAGGAGAGAAAGTAGAACAGTTAAGATGTAAAATTGATGCAGAGACCCAAACACCAATGTGGGAAACTCAGGATAGGAAAACGGATAAGGATGCTATAGAGACCCAGTCTTTTGAGAACAAGAAGGAGGCCAGGGGAGAGGATAAAGGAAAGAATGAGGCCCAAGTGTTGAGGAAGCAAGGCCAAACTGGAAGTGAGAATGGTGAGGATGCCCAGCTCCCAGGTTGGGGAAAACAAGAGCAGATTACAGGTGATACTAGTATAGAAATTCaggcagaagagaggagaaaagaagaccAGAGTGGAGGTGAGAGCGCTGTGCAAATCCAGGTATCTGGGAAGGAGAACTTGGGAGAAGTGAAAAATGAGGATGGCATAGAGAcccaggccctggggtggggaaagCAGGAATGCATTCAAAATGAGAATGTTACAGAGATCCAGACACCAAGGTGGGATAAGCAGGATCAAGATGGAAGTGAGAAAGCTGGGAAGGTCCAAGTATGTAGGGCAGAGATCCAGAAACAACTAAGACATGAACTTCAAGTGGAGTGGAGTAATCAAGGCGTAAAAAGAGGTGAGGATGCTGGGGAAAGTCAGATATCTAGAAGGAACAGCCTCAAGGAGATAAGAGAGGAGGATTGGGTGGTGATCCGGGCACAGTGCTGGGGAGACCAGAAACCAGTAGCAAGCGAAATTGACAGAGAATTCAAGACACCATGTTGGGGGAGTGAGGACCAGATTGGAGGTGAACATAGAGCAGAAATTCAGGCACTGGAGAAGAGAGACGAGAGAAAGGACAGAGATGAAGATGATACAAACACCCTGGCACCagaggcagagaaccagagacaATTAAGAGGTGTAACTCAGGTAGAGACTCATCCATCAGGGATGAGGAACCAGGAGCAGTTTGGAGATGAGACTAGTACAGATATCCAGGCAACGGGGACGAAAAACCTGAGAGAGTTTAAAGGTGAAGATAGTAAGGAGACTCAGGAACTTAGGGAAGAAAACCAGTACCAGTTAAACAGTGAAATTAATGGAAATATTCACATACCAAAGTGGAAGAATCAGGAACACATTAGAAGCAGGGATGGTCAAAATACCCAGGCATCTGAGGCAGAGAACTGGGGAGAACTAGCAAATAAAACTGATGTAGAAACTAATTCAGCAGAATGGAAGAAAGAGGAGCAGGTTAGAGGCAAGAATGGTGCAGAAATTGAAGCTCCAGAAAAGAGAAACCAGAGAGAAGCTGGAGGTGAGGAAGGTATAGAGACCTGgacacctggaggaggaaaccagAGTCAGTTAAGAGATGACTCTGATGAAAAGACTCATTTGTCAGACAGGAAGAACCACGAGCAGATGGGAGGTGAGAATGAAACAGAAATTCAGATACCAGAGAAGACAGACCAGAGAGAACCTGGAGCTGACGATGGTGTAGAAACCCAGAGacttgagagagaaaatgaaggacAATTAGACGGTGAAACTGGATTGAGCCACTCGCCAGGGGGAAGAAACTGGGAGCAGACTAGAGGAATGGACAACCCAGAAAATCCAACATTGGAGAAGAAAAGCCAGAGAGAGGTTGGAAGCAAGGATGGTAGAAATATTCAGAGACTTGGGGGAGGGAAGCAGAGACTGTTAAAAAGTAAGGTTAATGAAAACATCTGTTCACCAGAGTGGAAGAACCAGGAGCAGATTGGAGGTGAGAATGGTGCAGAAATTCAAATACAAGGGAAGAGTAACCTGAGAGAGATCACAGGTGATGATGGTAAAGAGACCCAGGCTCACGGTGGAGATTATCAGGGAGAGTTAAGAAGTGAAACCTATGGAGAGATCCAGATACAAGGTCAAGGAAACCAGAACGAGGGTGAAGAGGAGGATGCTGCAGAAATCGGGGTTGTAGGGAGCCAGAGAAAGTGCAGAGCTGAGGATGTTGGAAGGCTTCGAGTGCCAAGGCAAGGAAACAAAGGCCAGGTCAGAGGGAAGGATGCTGCTGAAGGCCCTCTCCAAGTTGACTGTTCTGGCGGTGAAGGGCCCCCAGCCCTCACAGGCTCTGACTATGGGGCCATGGATCAGGAACAGGCTGTGGCCGCTGCTCCCCATCCTGAGATGAAGGCTCTCCCCGACCAGAGCGAACTCTTCCTGCTTGTCAGTGGAGAGGGGGAGCATTTGGCCCACCAGAGCATGGCCActgctgggaagcccagagtcgaTGTCATTCCAGCTTCCCGGCAAGCCAGACCTAAACCCCAGAGAAGCCGACAAAGGGACAGAAGAGTGGATCCAGGGAAGACCGCTGACCGGAGTGGACAGCTCCAGAACCCACAGTCTTTGGCTGCTCCCCTGGGCttgccctctgcctgcccctctgTCTCATGTGGCCATGCCCCCCAAGCCGGTACAACTCCATTGGGTGATCCCACTGCCCTCACTGTCCTGCCCAAGTGGCCAGTCCTCAAGAAGAGTCAGCGACAGCTCCTGGAGTCCCTTATGCGGCGGAAGATCGCCCACCTGAAGTGGGGCCTCCCCCAGCGGATCCTAGAGTCCTACTACATGCACTTTAATGTCTTAGGACCATGCCCACTGCCTCTTGCTGGGCAGAGCTTCCCTGGGTTGCACATGGCCTGTGAGTTGCAGGGGCAGCAGGAAAGTGAGGCCCAGGGCTCCAGGCCAGGCCTTAAGTCCCAGAAGTTTCGGACCCCTGAAGGGAAAAGCTCAAAACCTACACAGGCCAGAGCTCTAGAGAAGCCTAGCCGGTCCGGGTCGGAGCCAATGGGCAGTTCTATCCCTCCTGTAAAGCCTAAGAGAGTCAGACCACCAGGAGGTGCCAGAGAACCACAGGATGTCCAGAAAGAGGCTCCTCCCAGGGCGGAACTCACGGCTTCCAGGAACCCCAGGCCTGCTGCAGAATCCAGCAGCTGGTGGGGCCAAGAAAGGGTCCAAGAACCTTCCAGTGAGAACAGCAGGTGGGGAAAGATGGTCAGGCCGGGGATCTCCCGGATGGCAGAGAGGGCTTCCCGCAGAGTGAGGGTCTCATACTCCGGGGCAGGCTACGACTGGAGGAGGGAACACACATCTCAGAAGCCCCTCAGATTCCAGTGTCAGCAGCCCTCACACAGAAGAGGAAGCCTGGAACCCGAGGAACGCAGTGGGGCTGGGCAGCAGCCTTCCTCCTGTTCCACAGACACCTTCAGCTTCAAAAGGAGTCTCCACTCTGCTGCGACAAGGCTGAGCATGACCTTTTTGAACAAGAGCTCCCGGTCCCCACACTTGGCCAAGGCCCAGCACTCAGCCCCCAACCTGAGTGTGAGAGATCCTGGTCCTATGCCGCTTCCCAGAGTGAGTGCCCCACATGCCAGGGAGGGCAGCATCAGAGTCCACACTTCTCTGAAGAGGAACCTTCAGCCACCAGGTCACTGCGGTGCTGGGGCTCCTCTTCTCAAGACAGAAGAACTGGAGGAAATTGAGAACCCACATGGGGCCCTATGGAATCCACCAGCCCCCAGAAAGTCTGGTTTGATGAAATATTTGAGGGGTTTTCTGCTCCAGCATGGCTTTAGGAAGTAG